From Candidatus Krumholzibacteriia bacterium, a single genomic window includes:
- a CDS encoding DUF255 domain-containing protein, giving the protein MRAASLPRLGSGLLLAALASLVAADPATPPAEEAKKPQVEWIPYGEALERAKKEDKHVLIDFYTAWCGWCKVMDSKTYTDPAVVELLKEHFLIAKVNAESARKFPVRDKEMSGRELAEEFGVRQFPMTSFLMPDGQKIANLPGYIPADRFAKVLEFVHARRYKQDAETAPETPAPTKPQ; this is encoded by the coding sequence ATGCGTGCAGCCTCCCTCCCGCGCCTCGGCTCCGGTCTCCTGCTCGCGGCTCTGGCCAGCCTCGTCGCGGCCGACCCGGCCACACCTCCTGCGGAGGAAGCCAAGAAGCCCCAGGTCGAATGGATCCCCTACGGTGAAGCGCTGGAACGGGCGAAGAAGGAAGACAAACACGTCCTCATCGACTTCTACACCGCCTGGTGCGGCTGGTGCAAAGTCATGGACAGCAAGACCTACACCGATCCTGCCGTGGTCGAGCTCCTGAAGGAACACTTCCTCATCGCCAAGGTCAACGCCGAGTCGGCGCGCAAGTTTCCCGTCCGCGACAAGGAGATGTCGGGACGCGAGCTGGCGGAGGAGTTTGGCGTGCGCCAGTTCCCCATGACTTCCTTCCTCATGCCCGACGGCCAGAAGATCGCCAACCTCCCGGGCTACATCCCCGCCGACCGCTTCGCCAAGGTGCTCGAGTTCGTCCACGCCCGGCGCTACAAGCAGGACGCGGAGACTGCCCCGGAAACCCCGGCTCCCACCAAGCCGCAGTGA
- a CDS encoding MotA/TolQ/ExbB proton channel family protein, giving the protein MDFAAHTSPVLALLALDNTYVRLVLEAGLFAKSILLLLLLLSVISWGVALDKWSLFRRVEAQARDIRKSVGRMRSIHDLSELMTPGFAGPLMGIIRETQKVLQRFGRDVSGREYLISDFQRASEKAGLDALNLMEKNLVVLSTTTTVSPFLGLLGTCWGIMVSFVNIGQAGSASLDVVAPGIAEALIATIGGLGTAIPALVFYNMLTNRLRRVEGEMQSFAISIVDLLEREVRTQQVPS; this is encoded by the coding sequence GTGGACTTCGCGGCCCATACGTCGCCGGTTCTTGCCTTGTTGGCCCTGGACAACACCTATGTACGCCTCGTCCTCGAGGCCGGGCTCTTCGCCAAATCCATCCTGCTGCTCCTCCTCCTGCTCTCCGTCATCAGCTGGGGCGTTGCCCTCGACAAGTGGAGCCTCTTCCGACGGGTGGAAGCGCAGGCCCGGGACATCCGTAAATCCGTGGGACGGATGCGTTCGATCCACGACCTCTCGGAGCTCATGACCCCGGGCTTCGCCGGGCCCCTGATGGGGATCATCCGGGAGACGCAGAAGGTCTTGCAGCGCTTCGGCCGCGACGTCTCCGGGCGGGAATACCTGATCTCCGATTTCCAGCGCGCCAGCGAAAAGGCCGGACTGGACGCGCTCAACCTCATGGAGAAGAACCTCGTGGTTCTCTCCACGACGACGACGGTGAGTCCCTTCCTTGGCCTGCTCGGCACCTGCTGGGGCATCATGGTCTCCTTCGTCAACATCGGCCAGGCCGGTTCGGCCTCCCTGGACGTGGTGGCCCCGGGCATCGCCGAGGCGCTCATCGCCACCATCGGCGGACTGGGCACGGCCATTCCGGCGCTGGTGTTCTACAACATGCTCACCAACCGCCTGCGCCGGGTGGAGGGTGAAATGCAGAGCTTCGCCATCTCCATCGTCGACCTCCTGGAGCGGGAGGTACGGACGCAGCAGGTGCCGTCATGA
- the serS gene encoding serine--tRNA ligase, translating into MLDIRTIRAHPDAVRQAAELKRIPLDLDRILALDVERRRLIQSADELKARQNRTSKQIATLQGEERERRIKEMQELVASIKRMSEEMKTVDTELEALLLLVPNLPAADVPPGESEADNVEIRRWGTPRQFDFEFKDHVQLGLELGLVDFERAAKMAGSRTYFLRGTGALLELAVLRFALDHIVAKGFVPMLVPHLVRPMAMIGTAYYPGGEEQAYQVERDGLSLIGTSEVPITSYHASEILEQTELPKLYAGWSVCFRREAGTYGKDTRGLFRIHQFQKIEQVVICRNDEEESMRWHQAILRNSEEILQSLDLPYRVVNVCGGDLGRPQVQKFDLETWMPSRRAYAETHSASRFHDFQARRLDLRYRDSDGRVQYCHTLNNTVLASPRILIAILENNQRDDGSVVVPPVLRAYLGGLELLEKPR; encoded by the coding sequence GTGCTCGACATCCGCACCATCCGCGCTCATCCCGATGCCGTGCGCCAAGCGGCAGAGCTGAAGCGCATCCCTCTCGACTTGGACCGCATCCTGGCGCTGGACGTCGAGCGCCGCCGGCTCATTCAGAGCGCCGACGAGCTCAAGGCCCGGCAGAACCGCACCTCCAAGCAGATCGCCACCTTGCAAGGCGAGGAACGGGAGCGACGCATCAAGGAGATGCAGGAGCTCGTCGCCAGCATCAAGCGCATGAGCGAGGAGATGAAGACCGTCGACACCGAGCTCGAGGCGCTCTTGCTTCTCGTCCCCAACCTCCCCGCCGCCGACGTTCCCCCTGGGGAGAGCGAGGCGGACAACGTCGAGATCCGCCGCTGGGGCACGCCCCGGCAGTTCGATTTCGAGTTCAAGGATCACGTGCAGCTGGGTCTCGAGCTCGGGCTGGTCGATTTCGAGCGCGCCGCCAAGATGGCCGGCTCGCGCACCTACTTCCTGCGCGGCACCGGCGCCCTCCTCGAGCTCGCGGTCCTCCGCTTCGCCCTGGATCACATCGTCGCCAAGGGCTTCGTGCCCATGCTCGTGCCGCATCTCGTCCGCCCCATGGCGATGATCGGCACCGCCTACTACCCGGGCGGCGAGGAGCAGGCCTATCAGGTCGAACGCGACGGTCTCTCGCTCATCGGCACCTCGGAGGTGCCGATCACCTCCTACCATGCCTCGGAGATCCTGGAGCAGACCGAGTTGCCCAAGCTCTATGCCGGTTGGTCGGTCTGCTTCCGACGCGAGGCCGGCACCTACGGCAAGGACACGCGCGGTCTGTTCCGCATCCACCAGTTCCAGAAAATCGAGCAGGTGGTGATCTGCCGGAACGACGAGGAGGAGTCCATGCGCTGGCACCAGGCCATCCTGCGCAACTCCGAAGAGATCTTGCAGAGCCTCGATCTCCCCTACCGGGTGGTCAATGTCTGCGGCGGAGATCTCGGGCGGCCGCAGGTGCAGAAGTTCGATCTAGAGACCTGGATGCCGTCGCGCCGGGCCTACGCGGAAACCCACAGCGCTTCGCGCTTCCACGACTTCCAAGCCCGCCGGCTCGACCTGCGCTACCGTGACAGCGACGGTCGGGTGCAGTACTGCCACACCTTGAACAACACGGTGCTGGCCTCGCCGCGCATCCTCATCGCCATCCTGGAGAACAACCAGAGGGACGACGGCAGCGTCGTGGTGCCGCCGGTGCTGCGCGCTTATCTGGGTGGCTTGGAGCTCCTGGAAAAGCCGCGCTAG
- a CDS encoding ExbD/TolR family protein, whose amino-acid sequence MMHGVESGVSGTGWGRRRAMRSMSEINITAFVDVLLVLLIIFMMTSQYLKAGFDVNLPKADTPGLEQRQDPLVVTLSVDKRLAVGDQVVPGLAEMREALQAQLHGATRPVYLKADRKVPYGTIVTVMAEIRHAGVRDIGLMTESGREDWFEQ is encoded by the coding sequence ATGATGCACGGAGTCGAAAGCGGCGTGTCCGGCACGGGCTGGGGCCGGCGCCGCGCCATGCGCTCGATGAGCGAGATCAACATCACGGCGTTCGTGGACGTCCTTCTGGTGCTGCTCATCATCTTCATGATGACGTCGCAGTACTTGAAGGCCGGATTCGACGTCAACCTGCCCAAGGCCGACACGCCAGGACTGGAGCAGCGGCAGGATCCGCTGGTGGTGACGCTGTCGGTGGACAAGCGTCTCGCCGTGGGCGATCAGGTGGTCCCCGGGTTGGCGGAGATGCGGGAGGCGTTGCAGGCGCAGCTGCACGGTGCGACGCGCCCGGTGTATCTCAAGGCGGACCGCAAGGTACCTTATGGCACCATCGTCACCGTCATGGCGGAAATCCGCCACGCCGGCGTCCGGGACATCGGTCTCATGACCGAGTCGGGCCGAGAGGATTGGTTTGAGCAGTGA